One genomic segment of Camelus ferus isolate YT-003-E chromosome 19, BCGSAC_Cfer_1.0, whole genome shotgun sequence includes these proteins:
- the RIN2 gene encoding ras and Rab interactor 2 isoform X6, with protein sequence MQKKVLSLRLPCEFGAPLKEFTIRESTYTFSLEGSGISFADLFRLIAFYCISRDVLPFTLKLPYAIATAKTEAQLEELAQLGLNFWSSPADNNPPNPPPPHRPLCSDGAAPASRQLCLINGVHSIKTRTPSELECSQTNGALCFINPLFLKVHSQDLSGGPRRPCTRTPSANGTERPRSPPPRPPPPTINSLHASPQLSRTAAPASMPETATHHQHGNVALLGAKPTPVPPPRLKKQASFLEVEGSAKTLTGSRPRPEPAAGPAGSAGGARIAGEEEEEAAPGDCTRAQPAAASASSSRSPWCGGGRQRLSDMSLSTSSSDSLDLDRSMPLFGYEADTNSSLEDYEGESDQETMPPPIKSKKKRNSSFVLPRLVKSQLRKMSGVFSSFLTPEKRMVRRIAELARDKRTYFGCLVQDYVSFLQENKECHVSSTDLLQTIRQFMTQVKNYLSQSSELDPPIESLIPEDQIDVVLEKAMHKCILKPLKGHVEAMLKDFHVADGSWKQLKENLQLVRQRNPQELGVFAPTPDLVDVEKIKVKFMTMQKMYSPEKKVMLLLRVCKLIYTVMENNSGRMYGADDFLPVLTYVIAQCDMLELDTEVEYMMELLDPSLLHGEGGYYLTSTYGALSLIKNFQEEQAARLLSSEARDTLRQWHKRRTTNRTIPSVDDFQNYLRVAFQEVNSGCTGKTLLVRPYVTTEDVCQLCAEKFKVGDPEAYSLFLFVDETWQQLAEDTYPQKIKAELHSRPQPHVFHFVYKRIRRDPYGVIFQNGEEELTAS encoded by the exons ggACGTTCTCCCGTTCACGTTGAAGTTGCCTTACGCCATCGCAACAGCCAAGACGGAGGCCCAGCTTGAAGAGCTAGCTCAGCTGGGACTAA ATTTTTGGAGCTCTCCAGCTGACAACAACCCCCCAAACCCTCCACCTCCCCATAGGCCTCTCTGCTCAGACGGTGCCGCTCCAGCCTCCCGCCAGCTCTGCCTTATAAATGGAGTGCATTCTATAAAAACGAGGACGCCTTCGGAGCTGGAGTGCAGCCAGACCAACGGAGCCCTGTGCTTCATTAATCCTCTCTTCTTGAAAGTGCACAGTCAGGACCTCAGCGGAGGCCCGCGGCGGCCCTGCACCCGGACTCCCAGCGCGAATGGCACCGAGAGGCCCCGGTcccccccacccaggcccccgCCGCCCACTATTAATAGTCTGCACGCCAGCCCTCAGCTGTCCAGGACCGCGGCCCCGGCGAGCATGCCGGAAACGGCCACCCATCACCAACATGGGAACGTAGCTCTGCTTGGAGCGAAACCAACCCCCGTGCCTCCACCCCGGCTGAAGAAGCAGGCTTCTTTTCTAGAGGTGGAGGGCAGCGCCAAGACCTTGACCGGCAGCCGGCCTCGCCCGGAGCCCGCGGCCGGCCCTGCGGGCAGCGCAGGTGGAGCCCGGatagcaggggaggaggaggaggaggcggccccAGGGGATTGCACAAGGGCCCAGCCCGCCGCCGCTTCAGCATCCTCGTCCCGGTCCCCGTGGTGCGGCGGCGGCAGACAGAGGCTGAGTGACATGAgcctctccacttcctcctccgACTCGCTGGACCTGGACCGCAGCATGCCCCTGTTTGGCTATGAGGCAGACACCAACAGCAGCCTGGAGGACTACGAGGGGGAGAGTGACCAGGAGACCATGCCCCCCCCTATCAAGTCCAAGAAGAAGAGGAACAGCTCCTTCGTGCTGCCCAGGCTCGTCAAGTCCCAGCTCCGCAAGATGAGCGGGGTGTTCAGCTCCTTCCTGACGCCGGAGAAGCGCATGGTGCGGAGGATCGCTGAGCTGGCCCGGGACAAGCGCACCTACTTCGGCTGCCTGGTGCAGGACTATGTGAGCTTCCTGCAGGAGAACAAGGAGTGCCACGTGTCCAGCACCGACCTGCTGCAGACCATCCGGCAGTTCATGACCCAGGTGAAGAACTACCTGTCCCAGAGCTCGGAGCTGGACCCCCCCATCGAGTCGCTGATCCCCGAAGACCAAATAG ATGTGGTGTTGGAGAAAGCCATGCACAAGTGCATCTTGAAGCCCCTGAAGGGCCACGTCGAGGCCATGCTGAAGGACTTCCACGTGGCCGACGGCTCGTGGAAACAGCTCAAGGAGAACCTGCAGCTGGTGCGGCAGAGGAACCCCCAGGAGCTGGGCGTCTTCGCCCCCACCCCTGACTtggtggatgtggagaaaatcaAAGTCAAGTTCATGACCATGCAGAAGATGTATTCACCAGAAAAGAAAGTCATGCTGCTGCTGCGGGTCTGCAAGCTCATCTACACCGTCATGGAGAACAACTCAG GGAGGATGTACGGAGCTGACGACTTTCTGCCGGTCCTGACCTACGTCATAGCTCAGTGCGACATGCTGGAGCTGGACACCGAGGTCGAGTACATGATGGAGCTCCTGGACCCATCGCTGCTCCACGGGGAAG GAGGCTATTACTTGACGAGCACCTACGGGGCACTTTCTCTGATAAAGAATTTCCAAGAAGAACAAGCGGCAAGGCTGCTCAGCTCAGAGGCCAGGGACACCCTGAGGCAGTGGCACAAGCGGAGGACCACCAACCGGACCATCCCCTCGGTGGACGACTTTCAG AACTACCTCCGGGTTGCATTCCAGGAGGTCAACAGTGGCTGCACAGGAAAGACCCTGCTGGTGAGGCCTTATGTCACCACTGAGGACGTGTGTCAGCTCTGTGCCGAGAAGTTCAAGGTGGGGGACCCCGAGGCATACAGCCTCTTCCTCTTCGTGGACGAAACATGGCAGCAGCTAGCAGAGGACACGTACCCTCAGAAAATCAAGGCTGAGCTGCACAGCCGGCCACAGCCCCACGTCTTCCACTTTGTCTACAAGCGCATCAGGAGAGACCCCTACGGCGTCATCTTCCAGAACGGGGAGGAAGAGCTCACCGCCTCCTAG